A stretch of the Oenococcus sp. UCMA 16435 genome encodes the following:
- a CDS encoding alpha-glucosidase, protein MRNNHWWNNSVVYQIYPKSYQDSNNDGIGDIQGIINHLNYIEKLGVDIIWLNPIYKSPQVDNGYDISDYQAINPDFGNMKDFEELLNKAHSLGLKIVMDLVVNHTSNEHKWFQESQKGKDNPYRDYYIWRDGKNDSAPNNWGSYFSGPAWKYDKQSGQYYLHLFAPQQADLNWENTKVRHSVYNMMNFWANKGVDGFRMDVINLISKPAGLPDGKKNADEKYANVQPIVANGPRVHEFLQEMNRNVMAKHKMVTVGETPGATPTDAEKYANLSGEELNMVFQFEHMSLDENNNPVLGKWSDKKVPLKELRDNLTKWQLNLYGKAWNSLYWNNHDQPRMVSRFGNDTTEDYRIKSAKMLATMTHMMQGTPYIYEGEEIGMTNIYFDKLSEYSDLESVNAYHQLVDDQHLLDSKTMLHYLALHSRDNARTPMQWENSKNAGFSNHEPWLKVNSNYSKINVQNALADQDSIFYYYQKLIHLRHTLAVITDGKYELVSSNENDNQIFAYTRKDGKTTLLVILNYTDQQVERHYNVPTNAKLIISNYKDDKHDIIRAYEAKVYKF, encoded by the coding sequence ATGCGAAATAATCATTGGTGGAATAATTCAGTTGTTTATCAGATCTATCCAAAAAGTTACCAAGATAGTAACAATGACGGGATTGGTGATATACAAGGTATTATCAATCATCTGAACTATATCGAAAAATTGGGTGTTGATATTATTTGGCTAAATCCAATTTACAAGTCGCCACAAGTTGATAACGGGTATGACATCAGCGACTATCAAGCTATTAATCCTGACTTTGGTAATATGAAAGACTTTGAAGAACTACTAAACAAAGCACATAGCCTAGGGTTAAAAATCGTGATGGATCTGGTTGTTAACCATACATCAAATGAACACAAATGGTTCCAAGAATCACAGAAAGGCAAAGATAATCCATATCGTGATTATTATATCTGGCGCGATGGTAAAAATGACAGCGCACCAAATAACTGGGGTTCTTATTTCTCCGGCCCAGCTTGGAAGTATGATAAACAATCCGGGCAGTACTATTTACATCTTTTTGCACCTCAACAGGCTGATTTGAATTGGGAAAACACAAAAGTTCGTCATTCGGTTTACAATATGATGAATTTTTGGGCCAATAAAGGAGTTGATGGTTTCAGAATGGACGTTATCAATCTGATATCAAAACCAGCTGGTTTACCTGATGGTAAGAAAAATGCAGATGAAAAATATGCCAATGTGCAGCCGATCGTGGCCAATGGTCCACGCGTTCATGAGTTCTTACAAGAAATGAATCGTAATGTGATGGCTAAACACAAAATGGTTACAGTAGGTGAGACACCAGGGGCTACCCCAACTGATGCTGAAAAATATGCCAACCTGAGCGGCGAAGAATTGAATATGGTCTTCCAATTCGAGCATATGAGTCTTGATGAAAACAATAATCCAGTACTTGGTAAATGGAGCGATAAAAAAGTTCCATTGAAGGAACTACGTGACAATCTAACGAAGTGGCAATTAAATCTCTATGGTAAGGCTTGGAACTCTCTTTATTGGAATAATCATGATCAGCCACGGATGGTTTCAAGATTTGGAAATGATACAACAGAAGATTACCGAATAAAATCAGCAAAAATGTTGGCTACAATGACCCACATGATGCAGGGAACTCCATACATCTATGAGGGCGAAGAAATCGGAATGACTAATATTTATTTCGATAAGTTAAGTGAATACAGCGATCTTGAATCGGTCAACGCCTATCATCAACTAGTTGATGATCAACACTTGCTGGATAGTAAAACAATGTTACATTACCTTGCGTTGCACTCTCGTGATAATGCCCGGACACCAATGCAATGGGAAAACAGCAAAAATGCTGGTTTTAGTAATCACGAACCATGGTTAAAGGTTAACTCCAATTACAGTAAAATCAACGTTCAAAATGCTTTAGCAGATCAGGATTCCATTTTCTACTACTATCAAAAGTTAATTCATTTGCGACACACTCTTGCAGTAATCACAGATGGTAAGTATGAACTTGTTTCCAGTAACGAAAACGATAATCAAATCTTTGCCTAT
- a CDS encoding PTS sugar transporter subunit IIB — translation MSIVAVRIDGRLLHGQVANMWTGVIKPSRIMVVDNSTANSDIEKAAIKLARPAGVNLSILSEDRAIDHIVNGRYDSQRVFILVRRPKVLLDMIDGGVEINEINVGNMSQASGTKPLTKSINIVQADIDAFNVLHEKGIKMTVQMVPSDPAADLMQLLKKFG, via the coding sequence ATGTCAATTGTAGCAGTAAGAATTGATGGTCGGTTGTTGCATGGGCAAGTGGCTAATATGTGGACCGGCGTTATCAAGCCTAGCAGAATCATGGTTGTTGATAATTCTACGGCGAATTCGGATATTGAAAAGGCCGCTATCAAATTAGCTCGACCTGCTGGGGTGAATTTAAGTATTTTAAGCGAAGATCGAGCGATCGACCATATCGTTAATGGCCGTTACGACAGTCAAAGGGTTTTTATTTTAGTTCGCAGGCCTAAAGTTTTGCTGGACATGATCGATGGCGGCGTCGAGATTAATGAGATTAATGTTGGCAATATGTCTCAAGCCAGTGGAACTAAGCCGTTGACCAAATCGATTAATATCGTTCAAGCCGACATCGATGCATTTAACGTTTTACATGAAAAAGGAATCAAAATGACGGTGCAGATGGTACCAAGCGATCCGGCAGCCGATTTGATGCAGTTATTAAAGAAGTTTGGTTAA